In one window of Coprobacter tertius DNA:
- a CDS encoding cupin domain-containing protein — protein MSVKKHYPIGIIAITTITLFSCNSQNKNGASLQSEKNNTKDTTIVLKDYGNKPTVLDIESYTLNNNNFRTVLWTGSNLQVTLMSIPVGGDIGLELHPNIDQFLRIEEGEGRVMMGDAEDNLDFVQTVKADNAVFVSAGKWHNIVNTGDKPLKLYSIYAPAEHPHGTIHKTQAEAIEAEHHH, from the coding sequence ATGAGCGTAAAGAAACATTATCCGATAGGAATTATCGCTATTACAACTATTACCCTGTTTTCCTGCAACTCACAAAATAAAAACGGTGCTTCACTACAGTCAGAAAAAAACAATACAAAAGATACAACCATTGTCTTAAAAGACTATGGAAATAAACCGACGGTACTCGATATCGAATCTTACACATTAAACAATAATAATTTCAGAACAGTATTATGGACCGGCTCGAATTTACAGGTTACATTAATGAGTATTCCTGTCGGAGGAGACATAGGCCTCGAATTACATCCTAATATCGATCAGTTTCTACGTATCGAAGAAGGAGAAGGACGAGTAATGATGGGAGATGCAGAAGATAACCTCGATTTCGTCCAAACCGTTAAAGCCGATAATGCAGTATTTGTTTCTGCCGGGAAATGGCATAACATCGTAAATACAGGAGATAAACCCCTCAAATTATACTCGATATACGCCCCAGCCGAACATCCGCACGGCACTATCCATAAAACACAAGCCGAAGCAATAGAAGCGGAACATCATCATTGA